The Rhodospirillaceae bacterium genome has a window encoding:
- a CDS encoding invasion associated locus B family protein: MRAINALTALTFLMIALTGATAASAQDVTVIGTHGAWTAYSYQEDSGIVCYMASEPTKAEGNYTRRGDVFALVTHRPSEDSMDVVSIVAGYAYKENSDATVSVGSSSYEMFTNGERAWNRDEATDKAMVQAMIRGSSLTVKGTSSRDTLTTDTYSLSGFTAAHKDITTACTSG, from the coding sequence GCTATTAACGCACTGACAGCACTCACATTTTTGATGATTGCCCTAACCGGCGCCACAGCGGCATCGGCCCAAGACGTAACTGTGATCGGCACCCATGGTGCATGGACAGCTTATTCGTATCAGGAAGATTCTGGAATCGTTTGCTACATGGCCAGCGAACCCACAAAAGCAGAAGGGAATTACACTCGGCGCGGTGATGTCTTTGCTCTGGTCACGCATCGCCCCAGCGAAGATTCTATGGATGTCGTCAGCATTGTTGCTGGCTATGCCTATAAAGAAAATTCAGATGCGACAGTGTCTGTTGGCTCAAGTTCTTATGAAATGTTCACCAATGGCGAGCGCGCCTGGAATCGTGATGAGGCCACAGACAAGGCCATGGTTCAGGCGATGATCCGTGGCTCCTCGCTCACGGTCAAAGGCACCTCCAGCCGTGACACCCTCACCACCGATACGTATTCTCTCAGTGGTTTTACGGCAGCTCATAAAGATATTACCACCGCCTGCACGTCAGGCTAA